Proteins from one Stenotrophomonas aracearum genomic window:
- a CDS encoding class I SAM-dependent DNA methyltransferase, with the protein MSKTYDQAYFKRWYQPDQTGGAARLARKVALAVASAEYYLERPIRSVLDIGAGEGAWRAPLLKLRPRVQYMGFDSSAYAVQRYGRSRNLHPATVGDFAWLRPCAPVDLLVCADVMHYVPSRELRPALAGFAELTAGVAFLEAFTAEDEFEGDHEGFQARPAAWYRRNLKAEGFTALGSHCWLSPALAGHAAALERAG; encoded by the coding sequence ATGTCCAAGACCTACGACCAGGCCTATTTCAAGCGCTGGTACCAGCCCGACCAGACCGGCGGCGCCGCGCGCCTGGCGCGCAAGGTCGCGTTGGCCGTGGCCAGTGCCGAGTACTACCTGGAACGGCCGATCCGCAGCGTGCTGGACATCGGCGCCGGCGAAGGCGCCTGGCGCGCGCCGCTGCTCAAGCTGCGCCCGCGCGTGCAGTACATGGGCTTCGACAGCAGCGCGTATGCGGTGCAGCGCTACGGGCGCAGCCGCAACCTGCATCCGGCAACGGTGGGCGACTTCGCCTGGCTGCGGCCCTGCGCGCCGGTGGACCTTCTGGTCTGCGCCGACGTGATGCACTACGTGCCCAGCCGCGAGCTGCGCCCAGCGCTGGCCGGCTTCGCCGAGCTCACCGCCGGCGTGGCCTTCCTGGAGGCGTTCACCGCCGAGGACGAGTTCGAGGGCGACCACGAGGGGTTCCAGGCGCGGCCGGCGGCCTGGTACCGGCGCAATCTGAAGGCCGAGGGGTTTACCGCGCTGGGCTCGCATTGCTGGCTGTCGCCGGCATTGGCGGGCCACGCCGCTGCCCTCGAGCGTGCCGGTTGA